A genomic window from Candidatus Andeanibacterium colombiense includes:
- a CDS encoding MarR family transcriptional regulator, whose protein sequence is MRDPLSSSPGYSLRRASSAMTGLLAERLAAHELRTVEATVMLLIGENPQVTASKIGATLDIQRANMVPLLKRLEDAGLIERTPIDGKSQGLALTAAGTTKMAAVRKTVDRFEAELIARVPEEHRAHLIPALDALWR, encoded by the coding sequence ATGCGCGATCCGCTTTCCTCCTCGCCCGGCTATTCGCTCAGGCGTGCATCCTCGGCGATGACAGGCCTGCTGGCCGAGCGCCTCGCCGCGCATGAATTGCGCACGGTCGAGGCGACAGTGATGCTGCTGATAGGCGAGAACCCGCAGGTCACCGCCAGCAAGATCGGCGCGACCCTCGATATCCAGCGCGCCAATATGGTGCCTTTGCTCAAGCGGCTCGAAGACGCCGGATTGATCGAGCGCACCCCGATCGACGGCAAATCGCAGGGGCTTGCGCTGACTGCTGCCGGCACAACCAAGATGGCGGCGGTCCGCAAAACGGTGGACCGGTTCGAAGCAGAGCTGATCGCGCGGGTCCCGGAAGAGCACCGCGCCCATTTGATCCCGGCCCTCGACGCGCTCTGGCGGTAG
- a CDS encoding acyl-CoA dehydrogenase yields MAGMVPFDWADVFDLESQLTEEERMIRDAARGFAQAELQPRVIDAFRDELDAPELFRLFGQAGLLGITIPEEYGCAGAGYVSYGLVAREIERVDSGYRSMASVQSSLVMYPIHAYGTEEQRRKYLPGLASGELIGCFGLTEPDAGSDPGGMRTYAKADGDGYTISGAKTWISNSPFSDVFVVWAKSEAHGGKIKGFVLEKGMKGLEAPKIEGKISLRASTTGMIMMDEVKLPGDALLPEVEGLKGPFGCLNRARYGISWGALGAAEFCYAAARQYGLDRKQFGRPLAGTQLYQKKLAEMATDISYGLQASLRVGRLIEEGRFAPEMISMVKRQNVGKSLEIARAARDMHGGNGISEEYQVIRHMVNLETVNTYEGTHDVHALILGRAITGIAAF; encoded by the coding sequence ATGGCGGGCATGGTTCCTTTCGACTGGGCCGATGTTTTCGATCTCGAAAGCCAGCTGACCGAAGAAGAGCGGATGATCCGCGACGCCGCACGCGGCTTCGCGCAGGCCGAATTGCAGCCGCGCGTGATCGACGCGTTCCGCGACGAGCTCGACGCACCCGAGCTGTTCAGACTGTTCGGCCAGGCCGGGCTGCTCGGCATCACAATTCCCGAAGAATACGGCTGCGCGGGCGCCGGCTATGTCTCCTACGGCCTGGTCGCGCGCGAGATCGAGCGGGTCGATTCGGGCTACCGCTCGATGGCCTCGGTCCAGTCGTCTCTCGTGATGTATCCGATCCATGCCTATGGCACCGAGGAGCAGCGCCGGAAGTATCTCCCCGGGCTCGCTTCGGGCGAGCTGATCGGCTGCTTCGGTCTGACCGAGCCCGACGCCGGCTCCGACCCCGGCGGGATGCGCACCTATGCCAAGGCGGACGGTGACGGCTACACGATCTCGGGCGCCAAGACCTGGATCAGCAATTCGCCCTTCTCCGACGTGTTCGTGGTCTGGGCGAAGAGCGAGGCGCATGGCGGCAAGATCAAGGGCTTCGTGCTCGAGAAGGGCATGAAGGGCCTCGAGGCGCCGAAGATCGAAGGCAAGATCAGTTTGCGCGCCAGCACCACCGGCATGATCATGATGGACGAGGTCAAGCTGCCCGGCGATGCGCTGCTGCCCGAAGTCGAAGGCCTCAAGGGTCCGTTCGGCTGCCTCAACCGCGCGCGCTACGGCATTTCCTGGGGCGCGCTGGGAGCGGCCGAGTTCTGCTATGCGGCCGCGCGGCAATACGGGCTCGACCGCAAGCAGTTCGGCCGCCCGCTCGCCGGGACCCAGCTCTACCAGAAGAAGCTCGCCGAAATGGCGACCGACATTTCCTACGGTCTGCAGGCATCTTTGCGCGTCGGCCGCCTGATCGAGGAAGGCCGCTTCGCGCCCGAGATGATCAGCATGGTCAAGCGCCAGAACGTCGGCAAGAGCCTCGAAATCGCCCGTGCCGCACGCGACATGCATGGCGGCAACGGCATCTCCGAGGAATACCAGGTGATCCGCCACATGGTGAACCTCGAGACGGTCAACACCTACGAGGGCACGCATGATGTGCATGCGCTGATTTTGGGGCGGGCGATCACGGGGATTGCGGCGTTTTAA
- a CDS encoding prolyl oligopeptidase family serine peptidase yields the protein MRILTGRSGLLALTATVSLALALPPAAFAQNGGAPQPAPANGPPRFPMTIDPDPRVKQESYTFAPTGEEMKYTLYVSSKVKPDVPAPLIVALHGMGGDSNFILRGKLVDLAEAGGYIVVAPMGYNTVGWYGSPVIVMDGGSPKPANLAGLSELDVMTVMEIARSKYNIDPNRTYLMGHSMGGAGTIYLGQKHADVWAAAAAMAPAAFMMQPNATKVLAPYKDAQLPLMILEGTADNVVPPNSARAWSAAMDEVGLPHEYIEKDGLDHGTIIGGSMDDIFRFFGEHTRTPPPPPPFRPGGRPPSN from the coding sequence TTGAGGATTTTGACCGGCCGTTCCGGCCTGCTTGCGCTCACCGCCACCGTCTCGCTTGCCCTCGCGTTGCCCCCTGCGGCGTTCGCGCAGAACGGCGGCGCTCCGCAGCCCGCGCCCGCAAACGGCCCGCCGCGTTTTCCGATGACGATCGATCCCGATCCACGGGTGAAGCAGGAGAGCTACACTTTCGCGCCGACGGGGGAGGAGATGAAGTACACGCTCTACGTCTCTTCCAAGGTGAAACCCGACGTGCCGGCGCCGCTGATCGTCGCGCTGCACGGAATGGGCGGCGATTCGAATTTCATCCTGCGCGGCAAGCTGGTCGATCTGGCGGAGGCGGGCGGCTATATCGTCGTCGCCCCGATGGGGTATAACACCGTCGGCTGGTACGGCTCGCCGGTGATCGTGATGGACGGGGGCAGCCCCAAGCCCGCCAACCTCGCCGGCCTGAGCGAACTCGATGTGATGACCGTGATGGAAATCGCGCGCAGCAAATACAACATCGATCCGAACCGCACCTATTTGATGGGGCATTCGATGGGCGGCGCTGGCACGATCTACCTCGGCCAGAAGCACGCCGATGTCTGGGCCGCCGCGGCCGCAATGGCCCCGGCCGCGTTTATGATGCAGCCCAACGCCACGAAGGTGCTTGCGCCTTACAAGGACGCGCAGCTGCCCTTGATGATCCTTGAGGGGACCGCGGACAACGTGGTGCCGCCGAATTCGGCACGCGCATGGTCGGCGGCGATGGACGAAGTCGGCTTGCCGCACGAATATATCGAGAAGGACGGGCTCGACCACGGCACCATCATCGGCGGTTCGATGGACGATATCTTCCGATTCTTCGGCGAACATACCCGCACCCCGCCGCCGCCTCCGCCGTTCCGCCCGGGCGGCCGTCCGCCGTCGAACTAA
- the recQ gene encoding DNA helicase RecQ, with protein sequence MQPSPATLLHEVFGFEHFRGVQEQVVDRVLARQGTLAIMPTGAGKSLCYQLPAVALPGTCVVISPLIALMHDQLRSASALGIRAASLTSADADWRATQDRLVAGELDLLYVAPERASGDGFRALLERSNICLFAIDEAHCVSEWGHDFRPDYRLLRPLLDSFPQVPRLALTATADHHTREDILTQLGLPREGLIVSGFDRPNIRYTVQPRDGIGRQLTDILAANPGPGIIYAPTRAQTERLAESLGAKGRPVRCYHAGLEPRQRAANQAAFIASEEMVMVATVAFGMGIDKPDVRFVVHAGLPKSIEGYYQESGRAGRDGDPAQAILLWGADDFARARQRIGEVEPQRQQGERARIAALGALVETGTCRRAILLRHFGENPPATCGNCDNCLSPPAAVDGTEIAQKLLSAVYRTGQSFGLGHIEAVLTGRSGDERIAKRGHDRLSVFGIVPAEDAHLLKPVSRALLVNGALETNEHGGLMLGGTARAILKGEERLSFVLPPARERRSKRGTGEANPVGDPLFEALRELRRSLAQEAGVPPYVIFHDSTLRELAAKRPLDDEALSHITGIGTRKREAYGPAFLEVIAAY encoded by the coding sequence ATGCAGCCCTCCCCCGCCACCCTGCTCCACGAAGTCTTCGGTTTCGAGCACTTCCGCGGGGTGCAGGAACAGGTCGTCGACCGGGTACTCGCACGCCAGGGCACGCTCGCGATCATGCCGACCGGCGCGGGCAAATCCTTGTGCTACCAGCTTCCGGCAGTCGCCCTGCCCGGAACTTGTGTGGTGATCTCGCCGCTGATCGCGCTGATGCACGACCAGCTCCGCAGCGCCAGCGCCCTCGGCATCCGCGCCGCGAGCCTGACCTCGGCCGATGCCGACTGGCGCGCAACGCAGGACCGGCTGGTCGCGGGCGAGCTGGATTTGCTCTACGTCGCCCCCGAACGAGCGAGCGGCGACGGCTTCCGCGCCTTGCTCGAACGCTCGAACATCTGCCTGTTCGCGATCGACGAAGCGCACTGCGTCAGCGAATGGGGCCACGATTTCCGCCCCGATTACCGCCTGTTGCGCCCGCTTCTGGACAGTTTCCCGCAAGTCCCGCGGCTGGCGCTGACGGCGACTGCCGACCACCACACGCGCGAGGATATTCTCACCCAGCTCGGCCTGCCGCGCGAAGGGCTGATCGTCTCGGGCTTCGACCGGCCGAACATCCGCTACACCGTCCAGCCCCGCGACGGGATCGGGCGGCAGTTGACCGACATCCTTGCCGCCAATCCCGGCCCCGGCATCATCTACGCCCCCACCCGCGCGCAGACCGAACGCCTCGCCGAAAGCCTCGGCGCCAAGGGTCGCCCGGTGCGCTGCTATCACGCCGGGCTCGAGCCGCGGCAGCGCGCCGCCAACCAGGCCGCCTTCATCGCGAGCGAAGAAATGGTGATGGTCGCGACGGTCGCCTTCGGCATGGGGATCGACAAGCCCGACGTGCGCTTCGTGGTCCATGCCGGCCTGCCCAAATCGATCGAGGGCTATTACCAGGAAAGCGGCCGCGCCGGGCGTGACGGCGATCCGGCACAGGCGATATTGCTATGGGGCGCCGACGATTTTGCTCGCGCGCGCCAGCGCATCGGCGAGGTCGAGCCGCAGCGCCAGCAGGGCGAACGCGCGCGCATCGCCGCGCTTGGCGCGCTGGTCGAAACCGGCACCTGCCGCCGCGCGATCCTGCTGCGCCACTTCGGCGAAAACCCGCCAGCCACCTGCGGCAATTGCGACAATTGCCTGTCGCCCCCCGCGGCTGTCGACGGCACCGAGATCGCGCAGAAATTGCTCTCGGCGGTCTATCGCACCGGCCAGAGCTTCGGCCTCGGCCATATCGAGGCGGTGCTGACGGGAAGGAGCGGCGACGAACGGATCGCAAAGCGCGGGCATGACCGGCTCTCGGTCTTCGGCATCGTCCCGGCCGAGGACGCGCATCTGCTCAAGCCGGTCTCGCGCGCGCTGCTGGTGAACGGCGCGCTCGAAACCAACGAGCACGGCGGGCTGATGCTGGGCGGCACCGCGCGCGCAATCCTCAAGGGCGAGGAGCGCCTGTCATTCGTGCTGCCCCCGGCCCGCGAACGCCGCTCGAAACGCGGCACTGGCGAGGCCAACCCGGTCGGCGATCCGCTGTTCGAAGCGCTGCGCGAACTGCGCCGCAGCCTCGCGCAAGAGGCCGGCGTCCCGCCCTATGTGATCTTCCACGACAGCACCCTGCGCGAACTGGCGGCCAAGCGCCCGCTCGACGATGAGGCGCTGTCGCACATCACCGGCATCGGCACCCGCAAGCGCGAGGCCTACGGGCCGGCGTTCCTGGAGGTGATCGCAGCCTATTAG
- a CDS encoding lipopolysaccharide biosynthesis protein translates to MNPAPEGGDIAALAKGGRTNFIGFLLRLAARIPFLFIAARFYGPEEMGKLTSALVAIELASQLATFGQKRGLAVRLASGDQDDAHAVADAMVLSTLLGAIFTVFLFLFPGLIFPKAAPTEIDLLLPLSIIPYTLTDISLAALAFRFDVGATVKARSLVEPWALSLMAAAAMFLAPHSGLTLAYNVSIFAAGIYAVFILLDAYGAPRGWAPHPGRTLKLALENAPLAMADMVEWGTRRIDVALLTVFASPTAVGVYYFAQQVASLPQKLKTSFEPILGPVITRNLKEQNYAAIAKQVCQVGFWITAMQAGVALALGIPGEAIMGLGGPEFVGGTGALAFLLVAEVLAATAVVSEAALIYMARIKNLWVSLFTISLQAALTAAIMLAIQRYHKPELWYSAGAASALMLTLGTASLIKSRLLSRILHQPINNWRWALIWAAAPAMVVGWIAVQLPEWAELAFGVPAILGVYGWMIWNKGFGPEDRLLFRKGVAPQEA, encoded by the coding sequence ATGAACCCCGCCCCCGAAGGCGGCGATATCGCCGCGCTCGCCAAGGGCGGGCGGACGAATTTCATCGGCTTCCTGCTGCGGCTCGCGGCGCGCATCCCGTTCCTGTTCATTGCCGCCCGGTTCTATGGGCCGGAAGAGATGGGCAAGCTGACCTCGGCGCTGGTCGCGATCGAACTTGCGAGCCAGCTCGCGACTTTCGGCCAGAAGCGGGGCCTCGCGGTGCGGCTCGCGAGCGGCGACCAGGACGACGCCCATGCGGTTGCCGATGCGATGGTGCTGAGCACCCTGCTCGGCGCGATCTTCACCGTGTTCCTGTTCCTGTTTCCCGGGCTGATCTTCCCCAAGGCGGCACCGACCGAGATCGACCTGCTGCTGCCGCTCTCGATCATCCCCTATACGCTGACCGACATCTCGCTCGCCGCGCTCGCCTTCCGCTTCGATGTCGGCGCGACGGTCAAGGCCCGCTCGCTGGTCGAGCCCTGGGCGCTGTCGCTCATGGCCGCCGCGGCGATGTTCCTCGCGCCGCACAGCGGGCTGACGCTGGCCTATAACGTCTCGATCTTCGCCGCCGGGATCTACGCGGTGTTCATCCTGCTCGATGCCTACGGCGCACCGCGCGGCTGGGCGCCCCATCCGGGCCGAACACTGAAGCTCGCCCTGGAGAACGCGCCGCTGGCGATGGCCGACATGGTCGAATGGGGCACCCGCCGGATCGACGTCGCGCTGCTCACGGTGTTCGCCTCGCCCACCGCGGTCGGGGTTTACTATTTCGCGCAGCAGGTCGCGAGCCTGCCGCAGAAGCTCAAGACCAGTTTCGAACCGATCCTCGGCCCGGTGATTACCCGCAATCTCAAGGAACAGAACTACGCGGCGATTGCGAAGCAAGTCTGCCAGGTCGGCTTCTGGATCACCGCGATGCAGGCCGGGGTGGCGCTGGCGCTGGGCATTCCGGGGGAGGCGATCATGGGCCTCGGCGGACCCGAGTTCGTCGGCGGGACCGGCGCGCTCGCCTTCCTGCTCGTGGCCGAAGTCCTCGCCGCGACCGCGGTCGTGTCCGAGGCCGCGTTGATCTACATGGCGCGGATCAAGAACCTGTGGGTCTCGCTGTTCACGATCTCGCTGCAGGCCGCGCTGACCGCGGCGATCATGCTGGCGATCCAGCGCTATCACAAGCCCGAGCTGTGGTATTCGGCCGGCGCCGCGAGCGCGCTGATGCTGACGCTGGGCACCGCCTCGCTGATCAAGAGCCGCCTGCTGTCGCGGATATTGCACCAGCCGATCAACAATTGGCGCTGGGCGCTAATCTGGGCGGCCGCGCCGGCGATGGTGGTCGGGTGGATCGCGGTACAATTGCCCGAATGGGCCGAACTGGCCTTCGGCGTCCCGGCGATTCTCGGCGTCTACGGCTGGATGATCTGGAACAAGGGCTTCGGCCCGGAAGACCGGCTATTGTTCCGCAAGGGCGTGGCACCACAGGAAGCGTAA
- a CDS encoding p-hydroxycinnamoyl CoA hydratase/lyase, giving the protein MAMPSQPDPRPEEETVRFDVIDGVAWVYFNRPDKRNCMSPKLNRQMLRVLTELEFRDDVQVLVLTGEGSAWSAGMDLLEYFRMSEAEGISKTRQSQREAYGWWERLRWYEKPTIGMINGWCFGGAYGPLFACDLAFCADDAQFGLSEINWAILPGGGASKVAAELMGFRDAMYHAMMGENLTGKQAAEKGMVNESLPADQLKARVQAVADVLKKKDTHALRATKWAVRRVREMTYDNAEDYLIRAQEALNDFGGWETRKEATKQFLDDKTFKPGLGAFDKTKLQGS; this is encoded by the coding sequence ATGGCCATGCCGTCGCAACCCGATCCGCGTCCCGAAGAGGAAACCGTCCGTTTCGATGTGATCGACGGGGTCGCCTGGGTCTATTTCAACCGCCCGGACAAGCGCAACTGCATGAGCCCGAAGCTCAACCGCCAAATGCTGCGCGTGCTGACCGAACTCGAATTCCGCGACGACGTGCAGGTGCTGGTGCTCACCGGCGAGGGCTCGGCCTGGTCGGCCGGCATGGATCTGCTCGAATATTTCCGCATGTCGGAAGCCGAGGGCATCTCCAAGACCCGCCAGTCGCAGCGCGAAGCCTATGGCTGGTGGGAACGCCTGCGCTGGTACGAGAAGCCGACCATCGGCATGATCAACGGCTGGTGCTTCGGCGGGGCCTATGGCCCGCTGTTCGCCTGCGACCTCGCCTTCTGCGCCGACGATGCGCAGTTCGGCCTGTCCGAAATCAACTGGGCGATCCTGCCCGGCGGCGGCGCCTCGAAGGTCGCGGCCGAGCTGATGGGCTTCCGCGATGCGATGTACCACGCGATGATGGGCGAGAACCTCACCGGCAAGCAGGCCGCCGAAAAGGGCATGGTCAACGAATCGCTGCCGGCCGACCAGCTCAAGGCTCGCGTCCAGGCGGTCGCCGACGTGTTGAAGAAGAAGGACACGCACGCTCTGCGCGCGACCAAGTGGGCGGTCCGCCGCGTGCGCGAGATGACCTATGACAATGCCGAGGATTATCTGATCCGCGCGCAGGAAGCGCTGAACGATTTCGGCGGCTGGGAAACCCGCAAGGAAGCGACCAAGCAGTTCCTCGACGACAAGACCTTCAAGCCGGGCCTTGGCGCGTTCGACAAGACCAAGCTGCAGGGCAGCTGA
- a CDS encoding acetate--CoA ligase family protein gives MSTKRFTNQQIDRLLRPKSVAVIGASDRHGALGATLLNNLVQYEFSGDIYPVNPKRDELQGLKVYHTVDELPEGIDCAVLAIPRPFVLDTVRSLAARGCGAVVIYSAGFSEAGEEGVKEQLELGAIAAEHGMVIEGPNCLGATNYVDRVPLSFVETNMQTPPAGARAVGIASQSGALAAVLATTLHPRGCYVSTSVSTGNEAGAGVEDFVEWLVDDENTHVIAMYVESLRRPAAFVAAARRARAAGKPIVMLHPGKSNKAQESAATHTGAMAGDYALMKTKLAREGVIFADTLEELADITEIALRCKALPGANMTVLGESGALRGLAYDIAEDIGLDLLDLNDENSPNLRAILPDFVPVSNPTDITALGLSEPEIYTKLLTALLEDERVGSVVASIIQSDPITSKIKFPAIIKVLEAGTFTKPLVFAGVDEGARVPEEYIEGLRQVGIPWFPSTERAYRAIARLADLAKRDLSDNSLPPVAVPGLDQVSGVVPEYRAKELLAPLGLPFPQSKFAATADAAAAAADAIGYPVVLKAQAAALGHKSDAGGVILKLNSADEVRTAFDTIFSNVSAYDAAIALDGVLVEKMGTMGVEMIVGAKSDPEWGPVVLAGFGGVTAEILKDVVLVTPDLSEAQVTEQLLGLKQAALLKGYRGSPELDVAALAKLIVEVGRIMAGNPAIREIDLNPVIIHPKGQGVVALDALMLVEHG, from the coding sequence ATGAGCACCAAGCGCTTCACCAACCAGCAGATCGACCGGCTGCTCCGCCCTAAAAGCGTGGCGGTGATCGGCGCTTCGGACCGGCACGGCGCCCTCGGCGCGACATTGCTCAACAACCTCGTCCAGTATGAATTCTCCGGCGACATCTATCCGGTGAACCCGAAGCGCGACGAGTTGCAGGGCCTCAAGGTCTATCACACGGTCGACGAGCTGCCCGAAGGGATCGACTGCGCGGTGCTCGCGATTCCGCGGCCCTTCGTGCTCGATACGGTCCGCAGCCTTGCCGCGCGCGGCTGCGGCGCGGTGGTGATCTACTCGGCGGGTTTCTCCGAAGCCGGCGAAGAGGGGGTCAAGGAACAGCTCGAACTCGGCGCGATCGCCGCCGAACACGGGATGGTGATCGAAGGCCCGAACTGCCTCGGCGCCACGAATTATGTCGACCGGGTTCCGTTGAGCTTCGTCGAAACCAACATGCAGACCCCGCCTGCCGGCGCGCGCGCGGTGGGCATCGCCAGCCAGTCGGGCGCGCTCGCCGCGGTTCTGGCGACCACGCTGCACCCACGTGGCTGCTACGTCTCGACCTCGGTCTCGACCGGCAACGAGGCCGGCGCCGGGGTCGAGGATTTCGTCGAGTGGCTGGTCGACGATGAAAACACCCATGTGATCGCGATGTATGTCGAAAGCCTGCGCCGCCCGGCAGCCTTCGTTGCCGCCGCCCGCCGTGCGCGAGCGGCCGGCAAGCCGATCGTGATGCTGCACCCGGGCAAGTCCAACAAGGCGCAGGAATCGGCCGCGACCCACACCGGCGCGATGGCCGGCGACTATGCGCTGATGAAGACCAAGCTCGCCCGCGAAGGCGTGATCTTCGCCGATACGCTGGAGGAACTGGCCGACATCACCGAGATCGCCCTGCGCTGCAAGGCGCTGCCGGGCGCCAACATGACGGTGCTGGGCGAAAGCGGCGCGCTGCGCGGCCTTGCCTATGACATCGCCGAGGATATCGGGCTCGACCTGCTCGACCTCAATGACGAGAACAGCCCGAACCTCCGCGCGATCCTGCCCGATTTCGTGCCGGTCTCGAACCCGACCGACATCACCGCGCTCGGCCTGTCGGAACCTGAGATCTATACGAAGCTGCTGACCGCTTTGCTCGAGGACGAGCGTGTCGGCTCGGTGGTCGCGTCGATCATCCAGTCCGATCCGATCACCTCGAAGATCAAGTTCCCCGCGATCATCAAGGTGCTCGAAGCCGGGACCTTCACCAAGCCGCTGGTCTTCGCCGGGGTGGATGAGGGCGCGCGGGTGCCCGAGGAATATATCGAAGGCCTGCGCCAGGTCGGCATTCCCTGGTTCCCGTCGACCGAGCGCGCCTATCGGGCGATCGCACGGCTGGCCGATCTCGCGAAGCGCGACCTCTCCGACAATTCGCTGCCGCCGGTCGCAGTGCCGGGGCTCGACCAGGTTTCCGGCGTGGTGCCGGAATACAGAGCTAAGGAGCTGCTCGCGCCGCTCGGCCTGCCGTTCCCGCAGAGCAAGTTTGCCGCGACGGCCGACGCTGCGGCCGCCGCCGCCGATGCGATCGGCTATCCGGTGGTGCTGAAGGCCCAGGCCGCCGCGCTCGGCCACAAGAGCGATGCGGGCGGGGTGATCCTCAAGCTCAATTCCGCCGACGAAGTGCGCACCGCGTTCGACACAATTTTCTCCAATGTCTCCGCCTATGACGCGGCGATCGCTCTCGACGGCGTGCTGGTCGAGAAGATGGGGACGATGGGCGTCGAGATGATCGTCGGCGCGAAGTCCGATCCCGAATGGGGGCCGGTGGTGCTGGCGGGCTTCGGCGGGGTGACCGCCGAAATCCTCAAGGACGTGGTGCTGGTGACCCCGGACCTCAGCGAAGCGCAGGTGACCGAGCAGCTGCTCGGCCTCAAGCAGGCGGCGCTGCTCAAGGGCTACCGCGGATCGCCCGAGCTTGACGTGGCGGCGCTCGCGAAGCTGATCGTCGAAGTGGGCCGGATCATGGCCGGCAATCCGGCGATCCGCGAGATCGACCTCAATCCGGTGATCATCCATCCGAAGGGCCAGGGCGTGGTCGCGCTCGACGCGCTGATGCTGGTCGAACACGGCTGA
- a CDS encoding transaldolase family protein: MTQNVLEKLAATNPGAEIWWDSSPLIYPSWKAETLAKAPAGKEADWEEQLTRLYDEETIRTQGTMGFRGVTTNPPLSLQAVKLDPAGWTKRVQDIAKADPALDVESVYWAAYLDLVKLGADAILPVYEKSGGKYGFLSGQVDPRFVRDGEAMLKQGLSIYEMGENVMVKLPGSKEGYEVLEELTARGISTNNTTSFTVPQYMRCMAAVSAGLLRATAAGVDLSKWRSVITHMSARLGELSDWKIEAKARGIELTLPEIRDGEEAVLKRAYHFGKSQNHPSKMLQCSMRVEKDERTGKLVSRHIQDYAGSDMVYTCPPGYIAGLMQAEDELEPFDANAIDREPNKASIEKLLKLPSFRQAYEYDGMTPDQFSQFGSFQATATEFAAATRQTVDFAAMVMGK, encoded by the coding sequence ATGACGCAGAACGTCCTCGAAAAGCTCGCCGCGACCAATCCCGGCGCCGAAATCTGGTGGGACTCCTCGCCGCTGATCTACCCCAGCTGGAAGGCCGAGACCCTCGCCAAGGCTCCGGCCGGCAAGGAAGCCGATTGGGAAGAGCAGCTGACCCGCCTGTATGACGAGGAAACGATCCGCACGCAGGGCACGATGGGCTTCCGCGGCGTCACCACCAATCCGCCGCTGTCGCTGCAGGCGGTCAAGCTCGACCCCGCCGGCTGGACCAAGCGGGTGCAGGATATCGCGAAGGCGGATCCGGCGCTCGACGTCGAAAGCGTCTATTGGGCGGCTTACCTCGACCTGGTGAAGCTCGGCGCGGACGCCATCCTGCCGGTCTATGAAAAGTCGGGCGGCAAGTACGGCTTCCTCTCGGGCCAGGTCGATCCGCGCTTCGTGCGCGACGGCGAGGCGATGCTCAAGCAGGGCCTGTCGATCTATGAGATGGGCGAAAATGTGATGGTCAAGCTGCCCGGTTCGAAGGAGGGCTACGAAGTCCTTGAGGAACTGACGGCGCGCGGGATCAGCACCAACAACACCACCAGCTTCACCGTGCCGCAGTACATGCGCTGCATGGCCGCGGTCAGCGCGGGCCTGTTGCGCGCGACTGCCGCCGGTGTAGACCTCAGCAAGTGGCGCTCGGTCATCACACACATGTCGGCCCGCCTCGGCGAACTGTCCGACTGGAAGATCGAAGCCAAGGCCCGCGGGATCGAGCTGACGCTCCCCGAAATCCGCGACGGCGAAGAAGCCGTGCTCAAGCGCGCCTATCACTTCGGCAAGAGCCAGAACCACCCGTCGAAGATGCTCCAGTGCTCGATGCGCGTGGAGAAGGACGAGCGCACCGGCAAGCTCGTCAGCCGCCACATCCAGGACTATGCCGGCAGCGACATGGTCTACACCTGCCCGCCGGGGTACATCGCCGGGCTGATGCAGGCGGAAGACGAACTCGAACCCTTCGACGCAAATGCGATCGACCGCGAGCCCAACAAGGCGAGCATCGAAAAGCTGCTCAAGCTCCCGAGCTTCCGCCAGGCCTACGAATATGACGGTATGACGCCCGACCAGTTCAGCCAGTTTGGCTCGTTCCAGGCCACCGCCACCGAATTCGCCGCGGCGACCCGCCAGACGGTCGACTTCGCCGCGATGGTGATGGGGAAGTAA